One genomic window of Luteitalea pratensis includes the following:
- a CDS encoding DNA alkylation repair protein, with translation MARPALSPIPPLAEILQSLEALATPRDLANLQRFGITSANALGVSIANVQKLARGIGCDHATAEALWTSGVYEARLLAAYVDDPAAVTVAQMDRWCRDFDSWGVCDTLCFVLFDRTPHAWRCVDRWARARHEFVRRAAFALMASLAVHDKISEDAPFSGRLPLVEEAAADERDLVRKGVSWALRTTGRRNVALHGAALAVARRLAATSDAGSRWVGKDAVRELTGPIVARALQRRRAAKKR, from the coding sequence ATGGCCAGACCCGCCCTTTCGCCGATCCCCCCCCTTGCGGAGATCCTGCAGTCGCTCGAGGCACTTGCGACTCCGCGTGACCTGGCCAACCTCCAGCGCTTCGGCATCACGTCGGCCAACGCACTGGGCGTGTCGATTGCCAACGTGCAGAAGCTGGCGCGTGGCATCGGCTGCGACCATGCGACCGCGGAGGCGCTGTGGACGTCGGGCGTGTACGAGGCCAGGCTGCTTGCGGCCTACGTGGACGATCCGGCGGCTGTCACGGTGGCCCAGATGGACCGGTGGTGCCGCGACTTCGACAGCTGGGGCGTGTGCGACACCCTGTGCTTCGTGCTCTTCGATCGCACGCCGCATGCGTGGCGTTGCGTCGACCGATGGGCGCGCGCCAGGCATGAGTTCGTGCGTCGCGCGGCGTTCGCGCTGATGGCCAGTCTCGCCGTCCACGACAAGATTTCGGAGGACGCACCGTTCTCCGGGCGGTTGCCGCTCGTCGAGGAGGCCGCGGCCGATGAGCGCGACCTGGTACGCAAGGGCGTCAGCTGGGCCCTGCGCACGACGGGACGCCGGAATGTGGCCCTGCACGGCGCGGCCCTGGCGGTGGCGAGGCGTCTCGCGGCCACGTCCGATGCCGGCAGCCGTTGGGTGGGGAAGGACGCCGTCCGCGAGTTGACCGGACCGATCGTCGCGCGTGCACTTCAGCGTCGGCGGGCGGCGAAGAAGCGTTGA
- a CDS encoding SDR family oxidoreductase — protein MANVTSPSPIVLITGGSRGIGAATARLAAVRGYAVALTYLERAATAQALADEITSSGGTALALQADVSVEADVLRVFGEVDSRLGTLTALVNNAGVLERQMRLDEMDVRRWTRVLTTNVVGSFLCAREAVRRMSTKHGGIGGAIVNLSSMASVIGGANEYVDYAASKGAVDSMTIGLARETATERVRVNCVRPGPIRTEIHASGGEPGRIDRIKTAIPMQRGGEPEEVASTIMWLLSDEASYITGAIVDVSGGR, from the coding sequence ATGGCCAACGTGACGTCGCCTTCTCCAATCGTCCTCATCACCGGTGGCAGTCGCGGCATCGGCGCGGCCACCGCCAGGCTCGCGGCCGTCCGCGGCTACGCCGTAGCCTTGACATATCTTGAACGGGCCGCGACCGCGCAGGCGCTCGCCGACGAGATCACGTCGTCAGGCGGGACGGCACTGGCGCTCCAGGCAGATGTCAGTGTGGAAGCCGACGTGCTGCGCGTGTTCGGCGAAGTGGACTCACGCCTCGGCACACTCACGGCGCTCGTGAACAACGCGGGAGTGCTCGAGCGCCAGATGCGCCTCGACGAGATGGACGTGCGTCGATGGACACGCGTGCTGACCACCAACGTCGTCGGCAGCTTCCTCTGCGCGCGCGAAGCGGTGCGACGCATGTCCACGAAACACGGCGGGATCGGCGGCGCGATCGTCAACCTGTCGTCGATGGCCTCGGTGATCGGTGGCGCGAACGAGTACGTCGACTACGCGGCGTCGAAGGGGGCCGTCGACTCGATGACTATCGGCCTCGCGAGGGAGACCGCCACCGAACGCGTCCGCGTGAACTGCGTGCGGCCAGGGCCGATCCGCACCGAGATCCACGCCAGCGGCGGCGAACCGGGACGCATCGATCGCATCAAGACTGCGATCCCGATGCAACGCGGCGGCGAACCGGAGGAAGTCGCGAGCACCATCATGTGGCTGCTCTCGGACGAGGCCAGCTACATCACGGGCGCGATCGTCGATGTCAGCGGAGGAAGGTAA
- a CDS encoding dihydrofolate reductase family protein: MTNASRRVCYHVASSLDGFIAAEDGSYDWIPMDPDIDFPALFARFDTLVMGRLTYEVMLAYEGGVNDNGVYGKPTIVFSRTLNPADHPNVRVTTEDPAAVVAELTRQPGGDIWIFGGGNLFRQLADAGMVDSVEVALVPVLLGSGIPLLPKGARMRLSLRSHRIYPGTGTVLLQYDVVR, from the coding sequence ATGACCAATGCATCGCGTCGTGTGTGCTACCACGTGGCCTCGAGCCTCGATGGTTTCATCGCCGCGGAGGATGGCAGCTACGACTGGATCCCCATGGATCCGGACATCGACTTCCCGGCGTTGTTCGCGCGCTTCGACACGCTCGTCATGGGACGGCTCACCTACGAGGTGATGCTCGCGTACGAGGGCGGCGTCAACGACAACGGCGTCTACGGCAAGCCGACCATCGTCTTCTCGCGAACGCTGAATCCAGCCGACCATCCGAACGTGCGAGTCACCACCGAGGATCCGGCGGCCGTGGTCGCCGAGCTGACACGGCAGCCGGGTGGCGACATCTGGATCTTTGGCGGCGGCAACCTGTTCCGCCAGCTCGCGGACGCGGGCATGGTCGACTCGGTCGAAGTCGCCCTTGTGCCCGTGCTCCTCGGCTCGGGCATACCGCTCCTGCCCAAAGGCGCGCGGATGCGCCTGTCGTTGCGCTCACATCGGATCTATCCCGGCACCGGCACCGTACTGCTCCAATACGACGTCGTGCGGTAA
- a CDS encoding alpha/beta fold hydrolase: protein MLIRALLLVLLVARLVAAQPATVTEADYVIGDFRFASGEVLPQLRLHYRTVGTPQRDSSGRVRNAVIVVMHGTGGTGAQFVGPGFAGELFGAGQPLDAAKYFIVMPDAIGHGKSSKPSDGLRAKFPRYGYQDVVRAQYLLMTEGLGASRLRLVMGTSMGGMLTWVWGETYPGAMDALMPLASLPDQVSARNRAWRRVAIDAIRRDPEWKDGNYTTQPRGLRTVAQMLWLMGSNPIIRLKQAPTLADADRVLDEYVDAYMKTGDANDILYAIEASRDYDPKPGLEKIVAPLVAINSADDIINPPELGVLEREMGRVKQGKAMVLPLSDKTVGHGTHTAAAVWKEHLVALLTATEK, encoded by the coding sequence ATGCTCATCCGTGCCCTGCTCCTCGTCCTGCTGGTCGCGCGGCTGGTCGCTGCCCAGCCAGCCACCGTCACCGAGGCCGATTACGTCATCGGTGACTTCCGTTTCGCTTCGGGCGAGGTCTTGCCGCAACTGCGGCTGCACTACCGCACCGTCGGCACACCCCAACGCGACTCCAGCGGACGCGTCCGCAACGCCGTCATCGTCGTCATGCACGGCACCGGCGGGACCGGCGCGCAGTTTGTCGGGCCCGGCTTTGCCGGCGAGCTGTTCGGCGCCGGCCAGCCCCTCGACGCCGCGAAATACTTCATCGTCATGCCGGACGCGATCGGCCATGGCAAGTCGAGCAAGCCGAGTGACGGCCTGCGTGCGAAGTTCCCGCGCTACGGCTACCAGGACGTCGTGCGAGCGCAGTACCTGCTGATGACCGAGGGGCTTGGCGCGTCACGACTGCGGCTGGTGATGGGCACGTCGATGGGCGGCATGCTCACATGGGTGTGGGGTGAGACCTACCCCGGTGCGATGGACGCCTTGATGCCGCTGGCGAGCCTGCCCGACCAGGTGTCTGCTCGCAACCGGGCATGGCGCCGCGTGGCGATCGATGCCATCCGCCGGGATCCGGAGTGGAAGGACGGCAACTACACGACGCAGCCGCGCGGGCTTCGCACCGTGGCGCAGATGCTGTGGCTCATGGGCAGCAATCCGATCATCCGGTTGAAGCAGGCGCCGACGCTTGCCGACGCCGACCGCGTGCTCGACGAGTACGTGGATGCCTACATGAAGACCGGCGACGCCAACGACATCCTCTACGCGATCGAGGCCTCGCGCGACTACGACCCGAAGCCGGGCCTCGAGAAGATCGTCGCGCCGCTTGTCGCGATCAACTCTGCCGACGACATCATCAACCCGCCGGAGTTGGGCGTGCTCGAGCGCGAGATGGGTCGCGTGAAACAGGGCAAGGCAATGGTGCTGCCGCTCAGTGACAAGACGGTCGGCCACGGCACGCACACTGCAGCGGCGGTGTGGAAGGAACACCTGGTGGCGCTCCTCACAGCGACGGAGAAGTAG